The following coding sequences lie in one Rutidosis leptorrhynchoides isolate AG116_Rl617_1_P2 chromosome 6, CSIRO_AGI_Rlap_v1, whole genome shotgun sequence genomic window:
- the LOC139854342 gene encoding uncharacterized protein yields MHVRSPKEIISDNGKQFAEGYFPNFSERLKIQQNFTSVYHPQGNGQVEVTNRDIIKGIEKCLAILPAELQVLTNSTAIHEENEENLRFNLDLLEERRKAALIREASYKRMIESYYNMRVKPSTFRVGDYVLRLNSTSKVEYEGNLGPNWEGPYVISQVLGKGSYKLETTTGKPIPRSWNGENLRKFYH; encoded by the exons ATGCACGTTCGGAGTCCCAAAGAAATAATCTCAGACAATGGGAAACAATTTGCCGAAGGGTATTTCCCAAATTTCTCTGAACGATTGAAAATCCAACAAAACTTCACCTCAGTATATCATCCTCAGGGCAATGGACAGGTAGAAGTAACTAACCGAGATATAATCAAGGGAATCGAGAAGTGCCTGG CTATTCTTCCAGCTGAATTACAAGTGTTAACAAACAGTACGGCAATCCATGAAGAAAATGAAGAAAATCTCCGATTCAACTTAGATCTACTTGAAGAAAGAAGAAAGGCAGCCTTGATCCGCGAAGCTTCGTACAAGCGAATGATCGAAAGCTATTACAACATGCGAGTGAAGCCCTCGACTTTCAGGGTAGGAGATTACGTCCTAAGGCTCAACAGCACAAGCAAGGTAGAATACGAAGGAAATTTGGGACCTAATTGGGAAGGACCTTACGTAATTTCACAAGTGTTAGGCAAGGGTTCCTACAAGCTAGAGACAACTACCGGAAAGCCCATACCAAGGTCATGGAACGGAGAAAACCTCCGAAAGTTCTACCATTAG
- the LOC139854343 gene encoding uncharacterized protein translates to MAKWAIELGEHDIEFRVRHAIKGQVLADFIAKTYTIDEEDAKNSTQVITSKVENEEWKLYTDGASSSDRSGAGLMLVNPEGKEFTYALRFEFATTNNEAEYEALLAGLRMAKELMILHLRAFVDSQLVVNQIMGTFEARQPTIQLYLTKAKELIESFKSFNIEHICEAKTRRQMH, encoded by the coding sequence ATGGCCAAATGGGCCATCGAGCTGGGTGAACATGACATCGAATTCAGGGTAAGACACGCAATCAAAGGGCAAGTTTTGGCAGATTTCATCGCCAAAACATATACCATCGACGAAGAAGATGCAAAAAACTCCACTCAAGTTATCACTTCGAAGGTTGAAAATGAAGAATGGAAGTTGTACACTGATGGTGCGTCAAGCTCCGATAGATCAGGTGCCGGTCTAATGTTGGTAAATCCTGAAGGAAAAGAATTTACTTATGCACTTCGTTTTGAGTTCGCAACAACCAATAATGAAGCTGAATACGAAGCACTACTCGCAGGACTAAGAATGGCGAAGGAATTAATGATTCTTCACCTTCGTGCTTTTGTTGACTCCCAATTAGTGGTTAACCAAATCATGGGCACCTTCGAAGCTCGGCAACCCACCATCCAACTCTACCTCACAAAAGCGAAGGAACTAATTGAAAGTTTCAAAAGCTTCAACATTGAACATATCTGCGAAGCGAAAACAAGAAGGCAGATGCATTAA